The proteins below are encoded in one region of Gloeocapsa sp. DLM2.Bin57:
- the dnaK gene encoding molecular chaperone DnaK — MGKVIGIDLGTTNSCVSVIEGGKPIVILNQEGSRTTPSIVAFAKGDQRLVGQLAKRQSVTNAENTIYSIKRFIGRRWEETEIERSRVPYNCVNGKDDTVNVQIRDEVYTPQEISAMILQKLRSDAEQFLNEPVTQAVITTPAYFTDAQRQATKDAGTIAGLEVLRIINEPTAAALAYGLDKQETEQNILVFDLGGGTFDVSILQIGNGVFEVKSTSGNNHLGGDDFDNVIVNWLLENFHKEEQVELRQDKMAIQRLREAAEKAKIELSTILATSINLPFITADENGPKHLEVEFTRTQFEELTKELRENTIQPVEQALKDSNLSESEIDRIILVGGSTRIPSIQKVIQNLFPDIPLDRTVNPDEAVALGAAIQGGILGGEVEDLLLLDVTPLSLGIETYGEIFTKIIERNVTIPTSRSQIFSTATDGQTSVEIHVLQGERAMAQDNKSLGKFILTGIPPAPRGVPQIEVAFEIDVNGILKVEAQDRGTGKIQTISISNTGSLNSKEIEQMREEAEKYAEQDRRRLVFVQLKNEINELFREYESSLRTHAKIIPLDFQEDMQSQRVQLETALSNNYSIDEVKELANTFREKLYGLGVIIYGEATQETRYGFEAVEDEEFRTIEEEILNELNQISEEEFSEEGGLDTFFEFNYEQDETVTGDYEAVD, encoded by the coding sequence ATGGGAAAAGTCATTGGAATCGACCTAGGCACAACTAATAGTTGTGTATCTGTGATTGAAGGGGGTAAACCCATCGTCATCTTAAATCAAGAGGGTTCAAGAACAACCCCCAGTATCGTGGCTTTTGCTAAAGGAGACCAACGTCTAGTTGGTCAACTAGCCAAGCGGCAATCGGTAACCAATGCCGAAAATACTATATATAGTATTAAAAGATTTATCGGACGTCGTTGGGAAGAAACAGAAATAGAGCGATCGCGTGTACCCTATAATTGTGTTAACGGGAAAGACGACACAGTTAATGTCCAGATTCGGGATGAAGTTTATACCCCCCAAGAAATCTCGGCAATGATTCTGCAAAAATTACGCTCAGACGCTGAACAATTTTTAAATGAACCCGTAACCCAAGCGGTAATTACTACACCTGCTTACTTCACAGATGCTCAACGTCAAGCTACCAAAGACGCGGGAACAATCGCAGGGTTAGAAGTACTCAGAATCATCAACGAACCCACAGCAGCAGCTTTAGCCTATGGATTAGATAAACAGGAAACAGAACAAAATATCCTAGTATTTGACTTAGGTGGAGGGACTTTTGATGTCTCGATCCTGCAAATAGGTAACGGTGTATTTGAGGTAAAATCTACCTCGGGGAATAACCACCTCGGGGGAGATGATTTTGATAACGTCATCGTCAACTGGTTATTAGAGAATTTCCACAAAGAAGAACAAGTAGAACTCAGACAAGATAAAATGGCGATTCAACGTCTGCGTGAAGCAGCAGAAAAAGCCAAAATAGAGTTATCGACTATACTCGCCACATCGATTAATCTACCCTTTATTACCGCCGACGAAAACGGACCAAAACACCTAGAAGTAGAATTTACGCGGACTCAATTTGAAGAACTAACCAAAGAATTAAGAGAAAACACTATTCAACCAGTAGAGCAAGCTCTCAAAGATTCTAATCTATCAGAATCAGAAATAGATCGTATTATTCTAGTAGGAGGCTCTACCAGAATACCATCGATTCAAAAAGTGATCCAAAATCTCTTCCCAGATATTCCTCTAGATCGCACCGTTAATCCCGATGAAGCAGTAGCTTTAGGTGCAGCAATTCAAGGAGGAATACTCGGAGGAGAAGTAGAAGATCTTCTACTCTTAGACGTAACTCCCCTATCTTTGGGCATCGAAACCTATGGGGAAATATTTACCAAAATAATTGAGCGTAACGTCACCATTCCTACTAGTAGATCGCAAATATTCTCTACAGCCACAGACGGACAAACCTCAGTAGAAATACACGTATTGCAGGGTGAACGAGCTATGGCACAAGATAACAAAAGCCTAGGTAAATTCATTCTCACAGGAATTCCCCCCGCCCCTAGAGGTGTACCCCAAATAGAGGTAGCCTTTGAAATAGATGTAAACGGTATTCTCAAAGTAGAAGCCCAAGACAGAGGAACAGGGAAAATACAAACAATTTCTATTTCTAATACAGGGTCTTTAAACAGTAAAGAAATAGAACAAATGCGTGAAGAAGCGGAAAAATACGCAGAACAAGATCGTCGTCGCTTAGTCTTTGTTCAACTGAAAAATGAGATTAATGAGTTATTCCGTGAATACGAGTCAAGTTTGAGAACTCATGCTAAAATCATACCTCTAGATTTCCAAGAAGATATGCAAAGCCAAAGAGTACAACTAGAAACGGCTTTAAGTAATAATTACAGTATAGATGAGGTTAAAGAGTTAGCTAACACCTTCCGCGAAAAACTATATGGTTTGGGTGTGATTATCTACGGAGAAGCAACTCAAGAAACTCGCTATGGCTTTGAAGCCGTAGAAGATGAAGAATTTAGAACAATAGAGGAGGAAATCTTAAATGAGTTAAATCAAATATCAGAGGAAGAATTCTCAGAAGAAGGAGGTTTAGATACCTTTTTTGAATTCAATTATGAGCAAGATGAAACAGTCACCGGAGATTATGAAGCGGTAGACTAA
- the rsgA gene encoding small ribosomal subunit biogenesis GTPase RsgA: MSKERLENYLQGTVMAVQANYYFVRTDSKELLCTCRTRLKKVGQKVMVGDRVKTVEPQNSDGRGSIIEILPRSNQLSRPAIANVDHLLLLFAFTDPPLDPWQLSRFLVKAESSQLDLSLCLNKADLVTTDTQQYWREKLLNWGYDPIIVSVKTQMGLKQLQERLQGKITILAGPSGVGKSTLTNALIPEVNQRVNSVSGKLHHGRHTTRHVELFPLPGDGFVADSPGFNQPNLTCTSNEIASFFPEIRQLLRENNCQFNDCLHRDEPNCVVRGDWERYEHYLKFLEEMINLETQQQQQADPESQLKLKIGASGEEYYEPKLESKKYRRLSRRGKHQHLQEKLSYQTLAELSQELEDE; this comes from the coding sequence ATGAGTAAGGAACGGTTAGAAAACTACCTGCAAGGGACGGTGATGGCGGTACAAGCAAATTATTACTTTGTCCGCACAGATAGTAAAGAATTACTCTGTACCTGTCGCACTCGTCTGAAAAAAGTTGGACAAAAAGTCATGGTAGGCGATCGCGTTAAAACGGTAGAACCCCAAAATAGTGACGGTAGAGGCTCAATTATCGAGATTTTACCACGCTCTAATCAACTTTCTCGCCCAGCGATCGCCAACGTTGACCATTTATTACTGTTATTTGCCTTTACAGATCCTCCCCTAGATCCTTGGCAATTAAGTCGTTTTCTAGTTAAAGCCGAATCTAGTCAGCTTGATCTGAGTCTCTGTTTAAATAAAGCGGATTTAGTCACCACAGATACACAGCAATATTGGCGAGAGAAGTTACTTAATTGGGGTTATGATCCTATTATTGTCAGTGTTAAAACTCAAATGGGTCTAAAGCAACTGCAAGAAAGACTACAAGGAAAGATAACTATCTTAGCAGGTCCATCTGGAGTAGGGAAATCTACTTTAACTAACGCTTTAATTCCTGAAGTTAATCAGCGAGTTAATAGCGTGTCAGGAAAGTTACATCATGGTCGTCATACCACCCGTCATGTCGAGTTATTCCCCTTACCTGGAGATGGTTTTGTTGCCGATAGTCCAGGCTTTAATCAACCTAATTTAACTTGTACCTCTAATGAAATTGCTAGTTTCTTTCCCGAAATTAGACAACTGCTCAGAGAAAATAACTGTCAATTTAACGATTGTCTCCACCGAGACGAACCTAATTGTGTAGTCAGGGGTGATTGGGAACGTTACGAACATTATCTCAAGTTTCTTGAGGAAATGATCAATCTAGAGACTCAACAACAGCAACAAGCAGATCCTGAATCCCAACTCAAACTAAAAATAGGTGCTTCAGGAGAAGAGTATTACGAACCTAAATTAGAAAGCAAAAAATATCGACGTCTTTCGCGACGGGGAAAACATCAACACCTTCAAGAAAAACTAAGTTATCAAACTCTAGCAGAATTATCACAAGAACTTGAGGATGAGTAA
- a CDS encoding sulfurtransferase TusA family protein, protein MKNAAILLDLRGTPCPLNFVRTKIQLGKMSPGELLEVWLDPGEPIEQVPDSLIMDGHQVEACDNRDQFYALYVRKKTPE, encoded by the coding sequence ATGAAGAATGCCGCTATACTCTTAGATCTGCGGGGGACACCCTGTCCTCTCAATTTTGTCCGCACCAAAATACAACTAGGGAAAATGTCACCAGGAGAATTGCTAGAAGTTTGGCTAGATCCTGGTGAGCCCATCGAACAAGTACCCGATAGCTTGATTATGGATGGACACCAAGTAGAAGCCTGCGACAATCGTGACCAGTTTTATGCTCTCTATGTGCGGAAAAAGACTCCCGAATGA
- the dnaJ gene encoding molecular chaperone DnaJ translates to MPKDYYQTLGVSRDASKEDIKKAYRRLARQYHPDVNKEVGAEERFKEINRAYEILSEPETRARYDRFGEAGVSGGAAAGGYDASDFTGGFADIFESIFSGFGGVNQPRSAKRGPTRGDDLRLDFKLEFSEAIFGGEKEIKIPHLETCQTCKGSGAKPGTGSKTCPTCSGTGQVRRATRTPFGTFAQVSTCPTCNGEGQIIEEKCETCAGVGRVQVTKKLKINIPPGVDNGTRLRVSGEGDAGAKGGPPGDLYVFVSVEPHKEFRRQGINILSEITISYLQAILGCRLEVNTVDGPEEITIPAGTQPGTVLTLEDHGVPKLGNDISRGDHLITVNVHIPEKISNEEKELLHKLAEIRKENTGKGGLEGFLGSLFHK, encoded by the coding sequence ATGCCCAAAGATTATTATCAAACCCTTGGTGTTTCCAGAGACGCCAGCAAAGAAGACATAAAAAAAGCCTATCGTCGTCTCGCTCGACAATATCACCCCGACGTTAACAAAGAAGTAGGCGCAGAAGAGCGTTTTAAAGAAATTAACCGCGCTTATGAAATTCTCTCCGAACCAGAAACCAGAGCCAGATACGATCGCTTTGGTGAAGCAGGAGTCTCAGGAGGTGCGGCAGCAGGCGGCTACGACGCCTCAGACTTTACAGGAGGGTTTGCTGATATTTTTGAAAGTATCTTCTCTGGTTTTGGCGGGGTAAATCAACCCCGAAGTGCCAAACGAGGTCCAACACGAGGAGATGATCTCAGATTAGATTTCAAACTAGAATTTAGTGAAGCTATCTTCGGTGGGGAAAAAGAAATCAAAATACCTCATCTAGAAACCTGTCAAACCTGTAAAGGTAGTGGGGCTAAACCCGGAACAGGCTCAAAAACCTGTCCAACCTGTAGCGGGACTGGTCAAGTACGCAGAGCTACACGTACACCCTTTGGCACATTCGCCCAAGTCTCTACCTGTCCAACTTGTAATGGGGAAGGACAAATTATCGAAGAAAAATGCGAAACCTGTGCAGGTGTAGGTCGCGTACAAGTAACTAAAAAGCTAAAAATTAATATCCCCCCGGGAGTAGATAATGGAACTCGTTTAAGAGTCAGTGGCGAAGGAGATGCAGGGGCTAAAGGTGGTCCACCAGGAGATTTATACGTATTTGTCTCCGTTGAACCACACAAAGAGTTTCGCCGACAGGGTATTAATATCCTCTCAGAAATTACTATTAGCTATCTACAAGCAATTTTAGGCTGTCGGCTCGAAGTAAATACCGTCGATGGACCTGAAGAGATTACTATACCCGCAGGAACTCAACCAGGTACAGTTCTAACCCTAGAAGATCACGGAGTCCCCAAATTAGGTAACGATATCAGTCGCGGTGACCATCTCATCACGGTAAATGTCCATATCCCCGAGAAAATTAGCAATGAAGAAAAAGAACTCTTGCATAAATTAGCAGAAATCAGGAAAGAAAATACAGGGAAAGGTGGTTTAGAAGGATTCTTAGGGAGTTTATTCCATAAATGA
- a CDS encoding ferredoxin, whose product MTTTYTVKIQHQGEEYTIQVPEDETVLASAQKAGIDLPSSCLAGVCTTCAALIKSGTVEQSEGMGISPELQQQGYALLCVAYPQSDLVIESEKEEIVYSKQFGQS is encoded by the coding sequence ATGACCACAACTTATACCGTTAAAATTCAACACCAAGGTGAAGAATACACAATTCAAGTTCCCGAAGATGAGACAGTTTTAGCTTCTGCTCAAAAAGCAGGTATAGATTTACCTAGCTCTTGTCTAGCTGGAGTATGCACTACTTGTGCTGCCTTAATCAAATCAGGAACAGTAGAACAAAGTGAGGGAATGGGAATATCGCCAGAATTGCAACAACAAGGTTATGCGCTTCTGTGTGTAGCTTATCCTCAATCAGATCTGGTGATTGAATCGGAAAAAGAAGAAATAGTTTATAGCAAACAATTTGGTCAATCCTAA